The following proteins are encoded in a genomic region of Leptolyngbya boryana PCC 6306:
- a CDS encoding HlyD family type I secretion periplasmic adaptor subunit, giving the protein MTSQKPRLFFRVAHALRQRIQAAAEQVDVQLDRPEFDLPRAEVWVRRSQLLILGLGAGLLGWSILARIDVVVTARGKLEPLSSSQSVQSRAGGVVTAVLVQNGQTVEQGQTLMQLDKTELLNRFEALMRQREPISKQVSLLRLARQGRSVNLTDPKLKIPQELLSQVQRRNLLIAKLTGKPQNLTPEQLQQYTLFVQGLNDLRSLSQLQVSALETQTTGADAQLVENQARLRAERQQLSNLTALRQSGGISRTEYLRRVTEVNALQNQFNQNQVQRRLLDVNRLQTQIDGQKTIADQSRATQAELSQLDAQIDNTLQTNQSQLTQLDAQLKQAKLDLQAQEVKAPTSGVVFDLATRIPGLFAQPGQALVKVTPNEALIARIQVANADVGSLSNEIPVEVRLDAYPFTEHGSISGIVTKISSEAVPADPNQRNGQTVFPVEIRLDQPFLERQGRRFTIAPGMTLTANMKTQSRTPISYVAEPILKAFDAMRSVR; this is encoded by the coding sequence ATGACTTCGCAAAAACCTCGCTTATTCTTTCGAGTTGCTCACGCCCTGCGTCAACGGATACAAGCGGCAGCAGAGCAAGTGGATGTGCAGCTTGATCGCCCCGAATTTGATTTGCCTCGTGCTGAAGTGTGGGTACGGCGATCGCAGCTGCTTATTTTAGGGTTAGGCGCAGGGCTTTTAGGTTGGTCGATTCTCGCTCGGATTGATGTGGTTGTGACCGCCCGTGGCAAGCTTGAACCGTTGTCCTCATCTCAGTCCGTTCAATCCCGCGCTGGTGGAGTCGTAACAGCAGTGTTAGTGCAGAATGGACAGACTGTAGAGCAGGGACAGACCTTGATGCAGCTTGATAAAACTGAGCTTCTCAACCGTTTTGAAGCGTTGATGCGGCAGCGCGAGCCGATTTCAAAACAAGTTTCTCTGCTCAGGCTAGCTCGACAAGGACGCAGTGTGAATCTGACAGATCCTAAACTAAAGATTCCACAAGAGCTGTTGAGTCAGGTGCAACGCCGAAATCTCTTGATTGCGAAGTTGACCGGAAAGCCTCAAAATCTTACTCCTGAACAATTACAGCAGTACACTTTATTTGTGCAGGGATTGAATGATCTCCGATCGCTAAGTCAACTTCAAGTGAGTGCGCTAGAAACTCAGACAACCGGAGCAGATGCCCAGCTTGTGGAGAATCAAGCAAGACTACGCGCAGAGCGACAGCAACTCTCTAATTTGACGGCACTAAGGCAATCTGGAGGAATTTCGCGAACTGAGTATCTGCGCCGAGTAACTGAGGTAAACGCCTTGCAGAATCAATTTAATCAGAATCAAGTTCAGCGGCGCTTACTCGATGTAAATCGCCTGCAAACTCAGATCGATGGGCAGAAAACGATCGCGGATCAGTCGCGGGCAACTCAAGCTGAACTAAGCCAACTTGATGCCCAAATTGATAACACGCTGCAAACTAATCAAAGCCAATTAACCCAACTTGATGCCCAACTCAAACAAGCCAAACTTGATTTGCAAGCGCAAGAAGTCAAAGCTCCAACAAGCGGTGTTGTGTTTGATCTAGCAACAAGAATCCCTGGACTTTTCGCGCAGCCAGGTCAGGCGCTAGTGAAGGTCACTCCGAACGAAGCATTGATCGCACGGATACAGGTTGCTAATGCTGATGTAGGAAGCTTAAGCAACGAGATTCCTGTTGAAGTTCGGCTTGATGCTTATCCATTTACTGAACACGGCTCAATCTCTGGAATCGTCACTAAAATTAGCAGCGAAGCTGTCCCTGCTGATCCAAATCAGCGTAATGGGCAAACTGTTTTCCCAGTTGAAATTCGGCTCGATCAGCCCTTTCTAGAGCGCCAAGGGAGACGTTTTACCATCGCGCCTGGAATGACATTAACAGCAAACATGAAAACCCAATCCCGCACTCCAATTAGCTACGTCGCTGAACCAATTCTTAAGGCATTTGATGCGATGAGATCGGTACGTTGA
- a CDS encoding peptidase domain-containing ABC transporter — protein sequence MTNLEVRSFLPIFFSSFPFNRLSPEACRHIASKLTLNDFQPGQVIFAEGELPIAVHCVVQGQIRIVSSTQPQQVTIARLETGQTFGWEGLLRRVRVGSVRSAGLDETLTLSLSADEFEQLLSAELMPVVNECVSAIELYDVLSRFFAALPVQVNRPDLSRVIQTIIEQNFAITYQPQMLETLSSGYVWFVSSGNLQPIGTLIQTTEDFSAIYTNLSPTRLIGIDRAFLNSILEADPLSHTSTSTVIDRLERLLTPSQSLPTPLLLERKSYPAHRSQSSKLSEYWVMTFWNLCESLQIPYRPDILRCWYTRLEKLSDQRMLRYVRIAEAFGLQAQVTRFSPTAKGLLRLQMPALLVLNGIPCVLYEATSTSVTIASPIDGLLHLEPEQVTEQLAIAENSSGIQLSYALIARRHADSPMQQFGWRWFLPYFKPHQGILLQVLFASMVVQLLGLANPLMTQQIIDKVIINSNPRALPVFGGLLVVVTAAESVLTVLRTYLLNSTTNRVDLVVGTEIVRHLLNLPLPFFQKRPVGELAVRISELETIRQFLTGTSITVALDVIFSLLYVGVMWLYSPFLTLCVLGFVPLIALLTLFASPILDRLIRKRSDQHARMQSYLIEVLNSIFTVKAQYIESLAQAHWRDRYLQYLGSSLRTTIAGSVFQAMSAFINNLSSLVVLWIGGSLVLNGELTLGGLIAFRIISGYVTSPLIRLSHLGQRVQEANLSIELLSDIKNTAAEFSPEDAERVALPEIIGRVQYQTIGFGFNSQQQQLVNINFDVAPGAFVGIVGQSGSGKSTLVKLLTRLYSPTQGLIYIDGIDISKISLASLRRQIGTVPQEPGLFEGTIRDNITLFSDADDRAVVEAAKVAEAHDFIMELPDGYSARVEERGASLSGGQRQRITIARMVLSNPRLVILDEATSALDYETERRVVENLMNRFRNTTVFFITHRLANLRHADLILYLQSGVLMEQGTHVELMAKRQLYYCLYTRQVQESS from the coding sequence ATGACTAATCTAGAAGTGCGATCGTTCCTACCCATCTTTTTCAGTTCCTTTCCATTTAATCGACTCTCTCCTGAAGCTTGTCGGCACATCGCCTCAAAACTTACGCTCAATGACTTTCAGCCAGGACAGGTCATTTTTGCCGAAGGTGAGCTTCCGATCGCAGTTCATTGCGTTGTCCAAGGGCAAATTCGTATCGTTAGTTCAACTCAGCCACAGCAAGTTACGATCGCTCGATTAGAAACTGGGCAAACGTTTGGATGGGAAGGACTCTTGCGGCGCGTCAGGGTTGGATCAGTGCGATCGGCAGGGCTGGATGAAACGCTAACCCTATCGCTTTCTGCGGATGAATTTGAGCAATTACTGAGCGCGGAATTAATGCCCGTAGTGAACGAGTGTGTTAGTGCGATCGAGCTTTATGATGTTCTATCTCGTTTCTTTGCAGCGTTGCCAGTTCAAGTCAATCGACCTGACTTGAGCCGCGTTATTCAGACAATCATTGAGCAGAATTTTGCAATTACCTATCAACCTCAAATGCTTGAAACCCTGTCATCGGGCTATGTATGGTTCGTGAGTAGTGGTAATTTGCAGCCGATTGGTACTTTAATTCAAACAACTGAAGATTTCTCAGCGATCTACACGAATCTGTCTCCTACTCGCTTGATTGGCATCGATCGTGCTTTTCTCAACTCGATATTAGAGGCAGATCCCCTAAGTCACACATCTACTTCAACCGTCATTGACCGACTAGAGCGGCTTCTAACTCCTTCTCAATCGTTACCGACACCACTCCTGTTAGAGCGTAAATCTTATCCTGCTCATCGATCGCAGTCCTCAAAGCTTTCCGAATATTGGGTTATGACGTTCTGGAATTTGTGCGAATCTCTGCAAATTCCTTACCGTCCAGACATTCTCAGGTGTTGGTATACTCGGCTAGAAAAGCTCAGTGATCAGCGGATGCTGCGCTATGTTCGGATAGCAGAAGCATTTGGACTGCAAGCTCAGGTCACTCGATTCTCTCCAACTGCTAAGGGGCTACTCCGGCTGCAAATGCCAGCGTTACTTGTTCTGAATGGAATTCCGTGCGTTCTGTATGAGGCGACTTCTACATCGGTTACGATCGCTTCTCCTATTGACGGCTTACTGCATTTAGAGCCGGAGCAGGTGACTGAGCAACTTGCGATCGCAGAAAATAGCTCTGGTATTCAACTCAGTTATGCGCTGATTGCTCGTCGTCATGCAGATAGCCCAATGCAGCAGTTCGGGTGGCGCTGGTTTTTGCCATACTTCAAGCCGCACCAAGGCATTCTGCTGCAAGTTTTATTTGCCTCAATGGTAGTGCAGCTTTTGGGACTTGCGAATCCTCTGATGACTCAGCAGATTATCGATAAAGTCATCATTAATTCTAATCCCAGAGCATTACCTGTCTTCGGTGGGTTGCTAGTGGTGGTGACAGCAGCAGAATCCGTCTTGACTGTTTTGCGGACGTACTTACTCAATAGCACCACCAACCGAGTTGATTTGGTTGTCGGAACTGAAATTGTCCGACATCTGCTCAATTTGCCGCTCCCCTTCTTTCAGAAGCGTCCTGTGGGAGAACTGGCAGTGAGAATTTCAGAACTGGAAACGATTCGGCAGTTTCTTACAGGCACTTCGATTACCGTTGCCTTGGATGTTATCTTTTCGCTACTGTATGTGGGAGTGATGTGGCTCTATAGCCCTTTTCTCACGCTCTGTGTGTTGGGGTTTGTGCCGTTGATTGCGCTACTTACATTATTTGCATCTCCGATTCTCGATAGGTTGATTCGGAAGAGATCAGATCAGCACGCTCGAATGCAGTCTTATTTGATTGAGGTGCTAAATAGTATTTTTACCGTGAAAGCACAGTATATCGAGTCTTTAGCGCAAGCACATTGGCGCGATCGCTATCTGCAATATTTGGGCAGCAGTCTTCGGACGACGATCGCAGGATCTGTATTTCAAGCGATGAGTGCGTTCATCAATAATCTTAGTAGTTTAGTGGTCTTGTGGATTGGCGGTAGCCTGGTTTTGAATGGTGAATTGACGTTAGGTGGGCTGATTGCTTTTCGGATTATCAGTGGATATGTGACGAGTCCCCTCATTCGACTGTCGCATTTGGGACAGCGAGTGCAAGAAGCAAATTTATCGATCGAGCTACTGTCAGATATCAAAAATACAGCGGCGGAATTTTCGCCTGAAGATGCTGAAAGAGTTGCACTTCCTGAGATCATTGGACGGGTGCAGTATCAAACGATAGGGTTTGGATTTAATAGTCAGCAACAGCAATTAGTCAATATTAACTTTGATGTTGCGCCAGGGGCGTTTGTCGGCATTGTTGGTCAGAGTGGCTCAGGTAAAAGTACTTTGGTTAAGCTCTTGACACGTCTGTATTCTCCGACTCAAGGCTTGATTTACATTGATGGAATCGACATTAGTAAAATCAGTCTTGCCTCGCTACGTCGGCAGATTGGAACTGTCCCGCAAGAACCCGGTTTATTTGAAGGAACCATTCGTGACAACATTACTCTATTTTCGGATGCGGACGATCGAGCTGTTGTTGAAGCTGCAAAGGTGGCAGAAGCGCATGATTTTATTATGGAACTGCCGGATGGTTACAGCGCGCGAGTTGAGGAGCGTGGCGCATCTTTATCAGGTGGACAACGGCAGCGAATTACGATCGCTCGAATGGTTCTGAGCAATCCCCGTCTGGTTATTCTCGACGAGGCAACCAGCGCCCTCGATTATGAAACAGAGCGGCGCGTCGTCGAGAATTTGATGAATCGATTTCGGAATACAACTGTCTTCTTCATCACGCATCGCCTCGCAAATTTACGCCACGCGGATTTAATCTTGTACCTTCAATCTGGTGTGTTGATGGAGCAGGGCACTCATGTCGAACTCATGGCAAAACGCCAGTTGTATTACTGCCTATACACAAGACAAGTTCAAGAATCTAGTTGA
- a CDS encoding peptidylprolyl isomerase, with translation MTVCLTFGTLKLTGEQVVAALIRHQLLESLLEQILLDSILTSVSISEGEVFEHLTGRDRAIAPDDFQVFLRDWASQRQLTQADLEKAVRQLRIQKLKQTQFDRQINAEFLQRKSEFDQVVLSLIRTSNHQLAEELLFQLRDDQVSFESLATQYSEGTERDSQGWIGLVRLSNLPMPVAQIVYQGQVGQIYGPIVLEDQAWIIRIEQFFAARLTEWVRVDLRNQRFNRWLRSTLHSSIAEPGQLQLNANQTPAEAIV, from the coding sequence ATGACAGTCTGTTTAACGTTTGGAACTTTAAAGCTGACTGGCGAACAAGTGGTAGCAGCTTTGATTCGTCATCAACTTCTAGAATCGCTTCTAGAGCAAATCTTGCTGGACTCAATACTCACCTCAGTTTCGATTAGCGAAGGCGAAGTGTTTGAGCATTTGACAGGGCGCGATCGTGCAATTGCGCCCGACGATTTCCAGGTGTTTCTGAGAGACTGGGCAAGTCAACGGCAGCTAACGCAAGCAGATCTGGAAAAAGCAGTTCGACAGCTACGAATTCAGAAGCTGAAGCAAACACAGTTCGATCGCCAAATCAATGCCGAGTTTCTGCAACGGAAGTCAGAGTTTGATCAGGTTGTGTTGTCCCTGATTCGCACCTCAAATCACCAGCTTGCCGAAGAATTGCTATTTCAGCTTCGGGATGATCAGGTATCGTTTGAATCGCTTGCTACCCAGTACTCAGAGGGGACAGAACGCGATTCGCAAGGATGGATTGGATTAGTGCGTCTGTCTAACTTGCCGATGCCTGTTGCTCAAATCGTTTACCAAGGACAAGTTGGACAAATTTATGGACCTATCGTACTTGAGGATCAAGCTTGGATCATTCGGATTGAGCAGTTTTTCGCGGCGCGATTGACGGAATGGGTTCGCGTTGACCTCCGCAATCAGCGATTCAATCGGTGGCTGCGCTCTACACTCCACTCTAGCATTGCTGAACCTGGACAACTTCAGCTCAACGCTAATCAAACACCTGCGGAGGCGATCGTATGA
- a CDS encoding FHA domain-containing protein: MIKFQSITLNQQEHGQHTLAQNDPDQTEWLIGRATLCDLVLVSPGISRVHAKIKFIDGVYYLVDAGSLDGSFVNGKTISQPHPLQVGDRIQIGETFLYVEEMLSQTTIAQASTKENAARYWTNEDITVFCFRIVDETPDTKTFWFTSNPAEPTILFYYQPGQFVMIAVEIGGKPVSRPYSISSSPSRPYAIALTVKRVPAQSPDTPPGTVSNWLHDHLRVSDSIKLLGGASGQFTFLPNLPPKLLLISAGSGITPMMSMARWLYDTASDTDVVFLHAARTSTDIIFRDELAWITAQLPNFHLRVTVTQQPLKSAWMGLAGRISRSMLELPDLCDRTVFVCGSDGFRQSIRALLEELQFPMQQYHEESFGQRTPVQEVIVPALESASLMNGKQPSCSVQFTRSQQEVTASPNTSILEVAEQAGVATIRYACRAGVCGACKVKVPAGEVKYQHAPTALTSEEQTAGYALACIAHPVGQVTVEA, translated from the coding sequence ATGATTAAGTTCCAATCGATCACCCTCAACCAGCAAGAACACGGGCAACATACGTTAGCTCAAAATGATCCCGACCAAACAGAATGGCTGATCGGCAGAGCAACCCTATGTGATTTAGTTCTTGTTAGTCCAGGAATTAGCCGTGTCCATGCCAAGATTAAATTTATAGATGGAGTTTACTATCTTGTGGATGCAGGCAGCTTAGACGGTTCGTTTGTAAATGGCAAAACGATATCTCAACCGCATCCGCTACAAGTTGGAGATCGCATTCAAATTGGTGAAACGTTCCTGTATGTTGAGGAAATGCTTTCCCAAACAACGATCGCACAGGCAAGCACTAAAGAAAATGCTGCAAGGTATTGGACGAATGAAGATATTACAGTCTTTTGTTTCCGAATTGTTGACGAAACACCTGATACCAAAACCTTTTGGTTTACGAGTAATCCTGCCGAACCAACGATACTGTTCTACTATCAGCCAGGACAGTTTGTAATGATAGCAGTTGAGATCGGCGGAAAACCTGTTTCTCGCCCCTACTCAATTTCTTCTAGTCCATCGCGCCCTTACGCGATAGCGCTCACGGTAAAGCGAGTTCCAGCCCAATCGCCCGATACGCCTCCAGGAACCGTTTCAAATTGGCTGCATGATCATTTGCGTGTCAGTGACTCGATCAAACTGCTTGGAGGGGCATCTGGGCAGTTTACGTTTCTTCCAAATCTGCCACCCAAACTCCTGCTAATTTCCGCAGGCAGTGGGATCACCCCCATGATGTCAATGGCTCGATGGCTCTACGACACTGCCTCGGATACAGATGTCGTGTTTTTGCATGCCGCTCGCACTTCCACAGACATTATTTTTCGCGATGAACTCGCATGGATAACAGCACAACTGCCAAATTTTCATTTGAGAGTAACAGTAACTCAGCAACCTCTCAAAAGTGCGTGGATGGGACTAGCTGGAAGGATTTCGCGATCGATGCTGGAACTTCCTGATTTATGCGATCGCACCGTCTTTGTCTGCGGCTCTGATGGATTTAGACAAAGCATTCGTGCTTTACTTGAGGAATTACAGTTTCCAATGCAGCAGTACCACGAAGAAAGCTTTGGGCAGCGAACGCCTGTTCAAGAGGTAATCGTTCCTGCACTAGAATCCGCTTCCTTGATGAATGGTAAACAGCCGTCATGCTCGGTTCAATTTACGCGATCGCAGCAAGAAGTAACAGCATCTCCCAATACATCAATTTTGGAAGTTGCTGAACAGGCAGGAGTGGCAACCATTCGGTATGCCTGCCGAGCAGGTGTATGCGGCGCGTGTAAGGTCAAAGTGCCAGCAGGGGAAGTGAAATATCAACACGCTCCGACCGCTCTCACCAGCGAGGAGCAAACGGCTGGATATGCGTTAGCTTGCATTGCTCATCCTGTGGGTCAAGTTACCGTCGAAGCCTAA
- a CDS encoding helix-turn-helix domain-containing protein yields the protein MIESKSVIIDAPTKRGCLVLGNLLKRDREALNWSQDEVVLQIFATVRVRGEDGQLCPYRVTRATISDLERGRNLEPKTTLLEAIAAVGYVMHPSGRAFTGQELRAITQERLDPLTGTRIESFDNLSHSSKLSVEWAEAATSAA from the coding sequence ATGATCGAGTCAAAATCGGTAATTATTGATGCGCCTACCAAACGCGGCTGTTTAGTGCTGGGCAACTTACTGAAGCGCGATCGTGAGGCGCTGAACTGGTCGCAGGACGAGGTTGTGCTACAGATTTTTGCGACGGTGCGAGTGCGCGGTGAAGACGGGCAACTGTGTCCGTACCGAGTGACTCGTGCCACCATTTCTGACCTAGAACGTGGTCGAAACTTAGAACCGAAGACGACACTATTGGAAGCGATCGCGGCAGTCGGCTACGTCATGCACCCAAGCGGACGTGCTTTCACCGGACAAGAACTTCGTGCCATCACTCAAGAACGTCTTGATCCCCTCACTGGAACGCGAATCGAATCGTTTGATAATCTGTCTCATAGCTCAAAATTAAGTGTCGAGTGGGCAGAAGCAGCGACCTCAGCCGCGTAG
- a CDS encoding CHRD domain-containing protein, with protein MATGSTHSFDHHSQQESVGAAISVTSASNASSNLGSTGSSIQNDDVNQALIQVTSTDYDHNHAKPAGTIDLQQTDHEEFRQQNGTDQSDRITGSDGNDFLMAGSQLIQGTASGNGPGEFPFANDSPATTSVNFELKDGQLKIDGVANNLDGAPLFSQDETVIDRAAKILNGSDPETLIEGFLKVPQDSEGNTLTGTHLHFSPTEDSRGNFADATVIRYVENTSTGNRSAQLTGEFDLNPEEQAAFAAGNLYLNLHTNVDVDQDGRAGFPTGENRVNFNQTVVKA; from the coding sequence ATGGCAACTGGCTCAACCCACTCATTTGATCACCATTCGCAGCAAGAATCTGTCGGAGCCGCAATCTCAGTAACATCTGCCTCAAATGCTTCCTCAAATTTAGGCTCAACAGGCTCATCAATTCAAAACGACGATGTAAACCAAGCTCTGATTCAAGTCACTAGCACGGACTACGATCATAATCACGCCAAGCCTGCTGGCACAATCGACTTACAGCAAACTGACCATGAGGAGTTTCGGCAGCAGAACGGAACGGATCAGAGCGATCGCATTACAGGCAGCGACGGAAATGACTTCTTGATGGCGGGAAGCCAGTTGATTCAAGGAACCGCAAGCGGTAACGGACCCGGTGAATTTCCATTCGCAAATGACAGTCCAGCAACCACCTCTGTGAATTTTGAACTAAAAGATGGTCAGCTTAAAATTGACGGGGTTGCCAATAATCTGGATGGCGCTCCCCTGTTTTCTCAAGACGAAACCGTGATCGACCGAGCAGCAAAAATTCTGAATGGGTCAGACCCAGAGACATTAATCGAGGGATTTCTCAAAGTCCCGCAAGATAGTGAAGGCAATACTTTAACTGGAACTCATCTTCACTTCAGCCCAACCGAGGATTCACGCGGCAATTTTGCGGATGCAACAGTTATTCGGTACGTCGAGAATACGTCAACAGGTAATCGGTCTGCTCAATTAACAGGAGAATTTGACCTCAACCCAGAAGAGCAGGCTGCTTTTGCAGCTGGAAATCTCTATCTCAATCTGCACACGAATGTAGATGTTGATCAAGACGGTCGAGCCGGATTTCCAACTGGAGAAAATCGCGTCAATTTTAATCAAACCGTTGTCAAAGCCTAA
- a CDS encoding DUF1822 family protein, whose product MLPNFSIQQPSFAISSHLQEQAWMSNRTHSSQWAQWNSYINQISLQTVLPWLRSEINSQAALLFEDWARINGSSVQLGQKSLVLIPDLSIDRSEIRVPQFWVDDTDHAGDYYFAMQVEPDDSWLQLWGYTTHRQLKAIGEYDSRDRCYSLAMENLILDINVFSVVQLLYPDEPTRFEAQSV is encoded by the coding sequence ATGCTTCCAAACTTTTCAATTCAACAGCCTTCATTTGCGATCTCATCTCATCTTCAAGAGCAAGCTTGGATGAGTAACCGAACTCATTCCTCCCAGTGGGCACAGTGGAACAGTTACATAAATCAGATCAGCTTACAAACTGTGCTTCCGTGGCTTCGATCAGAAATCAATTCTCAAGCAGCACTGCTATTTGAAGATTGGGCACGCATTAACGGTAGTTCAGTTCAGCTAGGTCAAAAGAGCCTTGTTCTGATCCCTGATCTCAGCATTGATAGAAGCGAAATTCGAGTACCGCAATTTTGGGTAGATGATACAGACCACGCTGGAGATTATTATTTTGCAATGCAAGTCGAACCGGATGATTCGTGGCTTCAGCTTTGGGGATACACGACCCATCGGCAGCTTAAAGCGATCGGCGAATATGACTCACGCGATCGCTGCTATTCCTTAGCCATGGAGAATCTAATTCTCGATATCAACGTTTTTAGCGTCGTGCAACTTCTCTACCCAGATGAACCGACGCGATTTGAAGCTCAATCGGTTTAG
- a CDS encoding serine/threonine-protein kinase translates to MIGKLLIGRYLVLEQIGAGSFSKTFLTLDKYLPQSPLCVVKSLNIDPEQDLSIEQIRPLFEREAQILQNLGQKSDRVPRLLAYVEEDSQLYLVEEYINGTAIDQTLVQKQILTSNEVAAIIHEGLEILQVIHAQGLIYQDLKLNHLIRRHRDGKLVLIDFGAAIHVEDLDRENITFGTLEYSPIEQQNGYPTFSSDLYALGVCAIQLLTGVPPDQLQLHPKFGALSWKPALNANSVDPSLVAILDRLVAPRVSDRYSNTREVLAALQSLPLTPKPAWSDQNRISWEALKNNIRYSQLLDKWHRAAHPSWGATALLAIGAIVLAKPWLSTPSMSSAMAAQIATIRSNTQPLTLLSEQNMSAPAQYLAMTANQTILERDSNELLQLRDIRSGKSLHSFQLPSTVTTLISDSKGQWLVGKADQNQVWVWNTTTGKLVHRLQSRQPISNLILSSDERTLIATSPNQIQMWNLAIGKLTHAITTTDTEEIRTPLLHTPVNELVCVNSQQHLQVIDSQTGETKRVLAGHTDTIRQVLLSPDQRFLYSVGRDRILMWNLTTGELIKAFPSQSAQVEIAAVHENRMVTLHTNGALRIWNRETGTLQRTISSLDGQTLLSPDGRYVLNYAKDQHLRVLQIAFD, encoded by the coding sequence ATGATTGGCAAACTTTTAATTGGACGTTACTTGGTGCTTGAGCAGATCGGTGCTGGAAGTTTTAGCAAAACCTTTCTCACTCTCGATAAATATCTACCACAGTCACCGCTCTGTGTGGTCAAATCGCTCAATATTGATCCTGAGCAAGATTTGTCGATCGAGCAAATCCGTCCCTTATTTGAGCGAGAAGCCCAAATCCTGCAAAACCTTGGACAAAAAAGCGATCGCGTTCCACGTCTGTTAGCCTACGTCGAAGAAGACTCACAGCTATACCTCGTTGAAGAGTACATTAATGGAACTGCGATCGATCAAACATTGGTACAGAAACAAATTCTAACATCGAACGAAGTGGCTGCCATCATACATGAGGGTCTGGAAATTCTTCAGGTCATTCATGCACAAGGACTAATCTATCAAGATCTTAAACTGAATCATTTGATTCGCCGTCATCGGGATGGAAAACTAGTTCTAATTGATTTTGGAGCAGCGATTCATGTTGAAGATCTCGATCGCGAAAACATTACGTTTGGTACGCTCGAATACAGCCCGATCGAGCAGCAGAACGGCTATCCAACTTTTAGCAGTGACCTGTACGCTTTGGGCGTTTGCGCCATTCAACTTCTAACTGGAGTACCACCGGATCAGCTACAACTTCATCCTAAATTTGGAGCGTTGTCGTGGAAACCCGCTCTTAATGCCAACTCAGTTGATCCGAGTCTTGTCGCAATCCTCGATCGATTAGTAGCTCCAAGGGTTAGCGATCGCTACTCCAACACGCGCGAAGTTCTAGCCGCTTTGCAGTCGCTTCCTCTGACACCCAAACCAGCTTGGAGCGATCAAAATAGGATTTCGTGGGAAGCTCTCAAAAACAACATTCGCTATTCACAATTGTTGGATAAATGGCACAGGGCTGCACACCCTTCTTGGGGAGCTACTGCACTGCTAGCGATTGGAGCAATTGTTTTGGCAAAGCCGTGGCTCTCTACGCCGTCGATGAGCAGTGCGATGGCGGCTCAAATTGCCACGATTCGATCCAATACTCAGCCACTAACACTTCTATCAGAGCAAAACATGTCTGCACCAGCACAATATTTAGCGATGACGGCTAATCAAACAATTTTAGAGAGAGACAGCAATGAGTTGCTTCAACTGCGGGATATTCGCTCTGGAAAAAGTCTTCATTCTTTTCAACTTCCTAGCACAGTGACAACATTGATTTCAGATTCAAAAGGTCAGTGGTTGGTTGGGAAAGCTGATCAAAATCAGGTGTGGGTCTGGAATACTACAACTGGAAAATTAGTTCATCGCTTACAGTCTCGCCAGCCCATTTCAAATCTCATTCTGAGTTCAGATGAGCGAACTTTGATAGCTACCAGTCCTAATCAGATTCAGATGTGGAACCTTGCGATTGGGAAATTAACTCATGCGATCACCACTACCGACACAGAAGAAATCAGAACGCCCCTATTGCACACACCCGTAAATGAACTGGTTTGCGTGAATAGCCAGCAACATCTACAGGTGATTGATTCTCAAACGGGCGAAACGAAAAGAGTTCTAGCAGGACATACAGACACAATCCGCCAGGTATTGCTAAGCCCAGATCAGCGATTCTTGTATAGCGTGGGTCGAGATCGCATACTGATGTGGAACCTCACCACTGGAGAATTGATAAAAGCCTTTCCTTCTCAATCTGCCCAAGTTGAGATCGCTGCCGTTCACGAAAATCGTATGGTGACCCTCCACACCAACGGCGCATTGAGAATCTGGAATCGAGAGACAGGAACACTTCAGCGCACAATTAGTTCTCTCGACGGGCAAACGCTCCTGAGTCCCGACGGTCGATATGTATTAAATTACGCAAAGGATCAGCATCTAAGAGTTTTACAAATCGCTTTTGATTAA
- a CDS encoding XisI protein, translating to MDRVEQYRNIVKQVLQRYYDLYQRMQDAETALLCDPAADQYQVIQTGWDAQQRRIYTTLHLSLKNGKIYIHSDPTEEGIANVLIEEGIPKADIILEYQAPTLRKYSGFAQA from the coding sequence ATGGATCGAGTAGAGCAGTACCGAAACATTGTTAAACAAGTTCTTCAGCGCTATTACGATCTGTATCAGCGAATGCAAGATGCAGAGACAGCACTGTTATGTGATCCTGCAGCTGATCAATATCAGGTGATTCAGACTGGGTGGGATGCTCAACAGCGAAGAATTTACACAACACTGCACCTTTCGTTGAAAAACGGAAAAATTTACATTCATAGCGACCCAACGGAAGAGGGAATCGCAAACGTTCTGATTGAGGAAGGTATTCCTAAAGCGGATATCATCTTAGAGTACCAAGCTCCAACCCTGAGAAAGTATTCGGGGTTTGCTCAGGCTTAG